The window GAAGGTGTTGATCCGTTCCTGCCAGTCATCGCGAAACAGTGAGTCCGGTTGGGGGATCAACTTGCCCGGCGACAGGAACAGGTCCAGCGCGGCCTTGGCATTCTCGAACAGCGAAATATTCAGATTGATGCACAGCACCGCCAGCGGGCGCCCCCCTGCATCGCGTAGGACGCTGCTGAGGCTGCGGATTTTCTGCCCGTCCCAATTGAGTTTTTCGTATGGGCCGATGTTCCGTTCGCTGATCTCTTCGCTGAGCATGTCCTCCAGGGACGAGTCATCCCCTATCACGCGCTTGGACAGGTTGTTGGCGATGTAGTCGACTTTCTGCGTACGCAGGTCGTGCAGCACCACTTCGGCGTGAGGGTAGAACAGCGTGGCGATGGCGTCGGCGATGGTGCGGAAATTATCCAGTGTCGGATCAGGTTGCGGGGCATTCATGACAGGGCTCCGGGCAGCGTCAGCGCCCCGTGAAGCAGGGGCGCGCAGGAGTGTGCCGCAATCGTGGCGATGCGTCACCTGGGTGGGTTCAAGCCAGGCGTGCCGGCGACAGCTGGGTGGTGCTCAGGCCGAAACGGGTCAAGGTCTCGGGCAATGGCTCACCGCGCACCAGGGCCGCGCTGGCCTGACCCATGGCCGGGGACGTCTGGATGCCGTAGCCGCCCTGGGCCGCGACCCAGAACAACCCCGGTACCTGGGGATCGAAACCGGACAAGAGGTCGCCGTCGGGGACGAAACTGCGCAACCCGGCCCAGGTGCGGGTCGGACGGCGGATGGTCAGGGTGGTGGCTTCTTCGATCTGGTAGATGCCCATGGCAATGTCCAGTTCTTCAGGCTGCACGTCGTGAGGTTCCACCGGATCGGCATTTGCCGGCGAGCCGAGGAACATGCCGGCGTCGGGCTTCATATAGAACGACTCGTCGAGGCTCACCAGCATCGGCCAGTCATGAATGTCCACGCCCTCGGGGCCGGCAAAAATGAATGCCGCCCGCCGCTTGGGTTGCAGGCCCAGCTTGCGCGCGCCGGCCATTTCGGCAATGTGATCGGCCCAGGCGCCGGCCGCGTTGATCAGCACCGGAGCGCTGAAGGTCTGGCCAGCGGTTTCTACCTGCCACATCCCCTGATCGTCGCGGCTCAGGCCCAGCACTTCGGTGTCGGTGTGCACCTGACCGCCGTTGCGGCGGATACCGCGCAGGTAGCCTTGGTGCAGCGCATCGGTGTCGATGTCACAGGCGGTGGGGTCGTAGATTGCACCATGCACCTTGTCCCGTCGCAGGATCGGCAGTCGCACACAGGCTTCTTCGGCGCTGAGTAGCTGCATCTGCGGCACCGTGGCCTTGGCGCTGAGGTACTGGTTGTTCAGCTCGGCCGGGTCGCCGGTGAAATCCACGGTCATTTCGCCCCGTGGGGTGAGCAGCGGGTGTTCGCAGAAACCGGCCGGCGGGGCGTCGAAAAAGTCACGGCTGGCCTGGGTCAGCGCCCGCACCTGAGGCGTGCCATAGGCCGCGCTGTACAGCGCCGCCGAGCGCCCTGTGGAGTGGTAGCCCGGATGGGATTCGCGCTCGAGCACAATGACCCGGCCATGGGGCGCCAGCCAGTAACCGGTGGAAGCACCGGCGATGCCACCGCCGATGATGATGAAGTCTGCTGAGGTCATGAAGCTCTCCTGTGGAGCGCGGTGCCGGGAGTTAGTAAAACCTTGTGGGGAAATTGGCTGTGTCAGTTGTGCAACTGATAAAGCGCATTCGCCAGCGCAACGTCTTCCAACCCCAGGCCGATGGAGCGGAAAAACACATGGCGCTCATAGCCGGGACGCGCTACGTGTTCGCTGAGCAGTTCAGGCAAATCCCCAACCAGGCGTGACGCGTCCCAGCCGTGCTGTTCAGCGGCAATCAACATTTCACCGGCCGAACCGGGGGTGGTCTGACGATAGTCACAGAACACGTCCATGTCGTTGAGGCTCTGGGGGGGCACTTCGTGGGCGCGCGGAGCATTGGTGCTGATGGAGGTAATCAGGGCTGGCTTGCTCAGTGTCTGTGGGTCGAGCACTGCCTTGGCGGACGAGGTGCAGAGCATCACCACATCGGCGTCGTGCAGCGCCGCTTCAAGGCTGGCCGCGATTTGCAGGCGCGGATCCAGCTCGGTGAGCGAAGCACGCTCTTGCGCCGATTTATTCTGTAGGCTGGGCGAATAGAGGCTGATGCTTTGCCAGTCCCGCAGACCCTTGACGTATTGCACGTGGGCCCTTGCCACTGCGCCGCTGCCGATGACTGCCAAGCGCCGGGCCTGGAATGGGGCCAGGGCATCCACGGCGATGGCAGTGGTGGCTGCGGTGCGGGCGGTGGTCAGTTCGGCGGCGTCGCACAGCAGCAGTGGCTGGCCGGTCTGCATCGACATCAGCAGGGTCCAGGCGGTCACCAATGGACCTTGCTCGCGCACGATATACGGTGAGGTCTTGACCCCGTAGACCTGCTCTTCAGCCAGCACGCCCAGGTAGTTGATGAAATCCCCGGCGCCTTGGGGAAACGCCACAAGTTGCTGGGGCGGTTGGACGGCCTGTCCGGCGGCAAGGTCGTGGAACAGCTTGCGTAAAATCTGCGGTACGTCGACTTGGCCGAGCAGCTCTCGGGCCTGGGCTTGGGTCATCACGTAGGGCGTGCTGGACATCGGGACTCCGGGGTGCTTTGTGTAAACTAATTTGTCCATTATGGACTTATAGTTCTG is drawn from Pseudomonas rhizophila and contains these coding sequences:
- a CDS encoding helix-turn-helix transcriptional regulator; amino-acid sequence: MNAPQPDPTLDNFRTIADAIATLFYPHAEVVLHDLRTQKVDYIANNLSKRVIGDDSSLEDMLSEEISERNIGPYEKLNWDGQKIRSLSSVLRDAGGRPLAVLCINLNISLFENAKAALDLFLSPGKLIPQPDSLFRDDWQERINTFLHAWMRERQLSLNLLTRDHKRELVLALHAEGAFKGKSASNYVANVLNMGRATVYKHLKELKG
- a CDS encoding NAD(P)/FAD-dependent oxidoreductase; this translates as MTSADFIIIGGGIAGASTGYWLAPHGRVIVLERESHPGYHSTGRSAALYSAAYGTPQVRALTQASRDFFDAPPAGFCEHPLLTPRGEMTVDFTGDPAELNNQYLSAKATVPQMQLLSAEEACVRLPILRRDKVHGAIYDPTACDIDTDALHQGYLRGIRRNGGQVHTDTEVLGLSRDDQGMWQVETAGQTFSAPVLINAAGAWADHIAEMAGARKLGLQPKRRAAFIFAGPEGVDIHDWPMLVSLDESFYMKPDAGMFLGSPANADPVEPHDVQPEELDIAMGIYQIEEATTLTIRRPTRTWAGLRSFVPDGDLLSGFDPQVPGLFWVAAQGGYGIQTSPAMGQASAALVRGEPLPETLTRFGLSTTQLSPARLA
- a CDS encoding ornithine cyclodeaminase family protein, which translates into the protein MSSTPYVMTQAQARELLGQVDVPQILRKLFHDLAAGQAVQPPQQLVAFPQGAGDFINYLGVLAEEQVYGVKTSPYIVREQGPLVTAWTLLMSMQTGQPLLLCDAAELTTARTAATTAIAVDALAPFQARRLAVIGSGAVARAHVQYVKGLRDWQSISLYSPSLQNKSAQERASLTELDPRLQIAASLEAALHDADVVMLCTSSAKAVLDPQTLSKPALITSISTNAPRAHEVPPQSLNDMDVFCDYRQTTPGSAGEMLIAAEQHGWDASRLVGDLPELLSEHVARPGYERHVFFRSIGLGLEDVALANALYQLHN